The Vicia villosa cultivar HV-30 ecotype Madison, WI unplaced genomic scaffold, Vvil1.0 ctg.000205F_1_1, whole genome shotgun sequence genome has a segment encoding these proteins:
- the LOC131625297 gene encoding cytochrome P450 83B1-like, with protein MLSLHLLIPCLIFPLLWFFLKCRRIIKAPHPPGPRGLPIVGNLHQLDNSILYLQFSQLSKIYGPIFSLKLGLRQAIVVSSAEIAKEIFKNNDLVFSNRPIVYGQQKLSYNGSEMAFSPYGDFWRDIRKLCVIHIFSAKRVSSYASIRKFEVKQMIKKISNHAASSSVTNLSEIVTSLTSTIICRIAFGRRYEDEGIERSKFHGMLHEFGAMMTAFFVCDYIPFMGWIDRLSGLRARLERNFKEMDEFYQEVIDEHLDPNREHGDEEVIVDVLLQLKKGRLFSIDLTFDHIKGVLMNMLVAATDTTSATAVWAMTALIKNPRVLKKLQEEIRISRFEKDFLNEDDIQNFSYLKAVIKETLRLYLPGPLLIPRESSEECIIGGYQIPTKTIVFVNAWAIHRDPNVWKDPEEFYPERFLENSINFYGKDFELIPFGAGRRICPGISMGVALLELILANLLYSFDWELPHGLLKEDIDTERSAGLSQHKKNHLCLLAKIPI; from the exons ATGTTGTCCCTTCATCTCCTTATTCCGTGTCTAATTTTTCCATTACTTTGGTTCTTTCTGAAATGTAGAAGAATCATTAAAGCCCCTCATCCACCTGGTCCTAGAGGGTTGCCAATAGTAGGGAACCTTCACCAGCTAGACAATTCTATTCTTTATCTACAATTTTCTCAACTCTCAAAAATATATGGACCAATATTTTCACTTAAACTTGGTTTAAGACAAGCTATAGTTGTTTCTTCAGCTGAAATTGccaaagaaatatttaaaaacaatgATCTTGTGTTTTCTAATAGACCTATAGTATATGGTCAACAAAAACTATCTTATAATGGGTCAGAAATGGCATTTTCTCCATATGGTGATTTTTGGAGAGATATAAGAAAACTTTGTGTTATTCATATATTTAGTGCCAAGCGTGTGTCATCTTATGCCTCTATAAGAAAGTTTGAGGTGAAACAAATGATCAAAAAGATTTCCAATCATGCTGCATCTTCAAGTGTTACAAATTTGAGTGAGATAGTGACTTCTCTCACAAGTACAATAATTTGTAGGATTGCTTTTGGGAGGAGGTATGAGGATGAAGGGATAGAGAGGAGTAAATTCCATGGGATGCTGCATGAGTTTGGGGCTATGATGACAGCTTTCTTTGTTTGTGATTATATTCCATTCATGGGTTGGATTGATAGACTATCTGGACTTCGTGCGCGTCTCGAACGAAATTTCAAGGAGATGGATGAGTTTTACCAAGAGGTTATTGATGAACATTTGGATCCAAATAGAGAACATGGAGATGAAGAGGTTATTGTTGATGTCTTACTCCAATTGAAGAAAGGACGTTTGTTTTCAATTGATCTCACTTTTGATCACATCAAAGGTGTCCTCATG AACATGCTTGTAGCTGCAACAGATACTACATCAGCGACAGCAGTTTGGGCTATGACTGCCCTAATAAAAAATCCAAGAGTATTGAAAAAATTACAAGAAGAGATTAGAATTTCAagatttgaaaaagattttttgaATGAAGATGATATACAAAATTTCTCGTACTTGAAGGCAGTAATAAAAGAGACATTGAGATTGTATCTACCAGGTCCATTGCTTATACCAAGAGAATCGAGTGAAGAGTGCATCATAGGTGGTTATCAAATTCCTACAAAGACTATAGTATTTGTGAATGCTTGGGCTATCCATAGAGATCCCAATGTTTGGAAAGATCCAGAAGAATTTTATCCTGAAAGATTTTTAGAAAATTCAATAAATTTTTACGGAAAAGATTTTGAACTAATTCCTTTTGGAGCCGGCCGTCGAATATGCCCAGGTATTTCCATGGGGGTGGCATTGTTGGAACTCATCCTTGCTAATCTTCTATATTCCTTTGATTGGGAATTGCCACATGGATTACTAAAGGAAGATATTGATACTGAAAGGAGCGCAGGGCTCTCTCAACACAAAAAGAATCATCTTTGCCTTCTTGCCAAAATTCCAATATAG